From a single Cyclobacterium marinum DSM 745 genomic region:
- a CDS encoding helix-turn-helix domain-containing protein encodes MTTISLTSTAIKNIFDELHQSMNGDLSVKVKEHILDIDNEVGRGKIRGVTFKSGISLLEFDVKFIQDLTLCVGSSEHPPICFAYCLRGKVTHRFRSQSGKKVLENFQTSILTNKANEENILEFASGEHIKISLIVVSTDFNPINAKKHSLNYRIQKSFLKGKASQNSIYIGSYNLKIADKIQQLEAIQERGIVRSLMIEGLVHMILAYEIQQHADDLKRDALNNGNLTFKEMHAVREISKTILNCPEKPHCIAELSRQAGLSPGKLQEGFKRMHGTTVSDYIRSVRVEKGEELIKTSDMNISQVVYSVGFSSRSYFSKIFRQKYNCSPKEYKEKQQSMALSA; translated from the coding sequence ATGACAACCATTTCACTTACATCTACCGCTATTAAGAATATTTTCGACGAGCTGCACCAGAGTATGAATGGAGACCTAAGTGTGAAGGTAAAAGAACATATTTTGGATATTGACAATGAAGTTGGTCGAGGTAAGATTAGAGGTGTTACTTTTAAAAGTGGCATATCCTTACTTGAATTTGATGTTAAATTTATTCAAGACCTGACTTTATGCGTGGGGTCTTCAGAACATCCCCCTATTTGCTTTGCCTATTGTCTAAGGGGTAAAGTTACCCATAGGTTTAGGAGTCAATCAGGCAAAAAAGTGCTTGAAAATTTTCAAACAAGCATCCTTACCAATAAAGCAAATGAAGAAAATATTCTGGAATTTGCTAGTGGGGAGCACATTAAGATTTCATTGATTGTAGTCAGTACAGATTTTAATCCTATCAATGCTAAAAAACACAGTTTGAATTATAGAATTCAGAAATCTTTCTTAAAAGGAAAGGCTTCCCAAAATTCGATTTATATAGGTTCATATAATTTGAAAATTGCTGATAAAATTCAACAACTTGAAGCCATTCAAGAACGTGGTATTGTTAGAAGTTTAATGATTGAAGGTTTGGTTCATATGATCTTAGCCTATGAAATTCAGCAACATGCAGATGATTTAAAGAGAGACGCTCTAAACAATGGGAACCTTACTTTTAAAGAAATGCATGCGGTTCGGGAAATTTCTAAAACTATTCTGAATTGCCCGGAAAAACCTCATTGCATTGCTGAATTGAGTCGCCAAGCTGGTTTGTCTCCGGGGAAACTGCAAGAAGGGTTCAAACGAATGCATGGTACCACTGTTAGTGATTATATTAGGTCAGTGAGGGTTGAAAAAGGTGAAGAGTTGATAAAAACTTCAGACATGAATATTTCTCAGGTGGTATACAGTGTTGGATTTTCCAGTAGAAGTTACTTTTCCAAGATTTTTAGGCAAAAGTACAACTGTAGCCCCAAAGAATACAAAGAAAAGCAACAATCGATGGCTTTATCCGCTTAA
- a CDS encoding PAS domain-containing protein: MNKDEINMPKGPKFLQNGGEMGKIIEAYDWSKHPLGMLENWPLSLKMAISNMLKTAFPKFILWGKEFYCFYNDAYRPSLGNKGKHPAILGEKFEFAFPELTDTLKKEAENVWTTGEATWHENQLVSIFRNGRMEEVYWTFSYSVLIGEEGETVGITITCIETTEAVKNLQLLQESENQLAFAIDAAELGTWDYDPLSNSFTGNDRLMDWMGFPKGMNISMEQAMDTIVSEDVYRVTSSIKKSLSGRVEGRFKERFGIKNKSTNKVRIVQAQGKVRSKNPKSPYRITGTLQDVSEQVSYERKLLFANEKIKKEEQNFRNIVYKAPVGIAIFKGRELLAKMANNSLLNFFKKESEEFIGKRLFETIPEIKETLENLYMEVFHKKESVRGTEYQISLPYNGKLKSTYFNFIIHPIHLLEGEVEEVMMVVNEVTDIVESKKELAENERQFRNHMQHSPVAMAILRGEDFKIELANNRMLNHLWGKTREEVIGKPLLAVFPELLNQKYPEELLKVMKTGVAIKDKASKVIIFNNGINKEFYLDYHYIPLSDIDATISGVIVTATDVTDQVLYSKRLEGFTKELESQVTLRTNLLLEANEKLKDSVAKLKHANEELQSFAYVSSHDLQEPLRKIQMYSSLILEKEYGNFSSKGKGYFEKITFAAGRMRTLIDDLLSFSRSTDDVSKYEMVDFNEVVDQVLEDMAPMIEESEAKIIVKNLPMAEAIFFQMRQVFSNLISNAIKFSKKDSRPEILISASEVPESRVQLMNLNHNKKYFEFLIRDNGIGFPIGMENKIFEVFQRLHAKHEYEGTGIGLAIVKKVINNHCGLVNAESKEGEGATIKIIFPSQHS, translated from the coding sequence ATGAATAAGGACGAAATAAATATGCCTAAAGGGCCTAAATTTCTTCAGAATGGAGGCGAAATGGGTAAGATTATTGAGGCATATGATTGGTCTAAACATCCTTTAGGAATGCTAGAAAATTGGCCATTATCTCTAAAAATGGCTATCAGTAATATGTTGAAAACAGCATTCCCTAAATTTATTCTTTGGGGTAAAGAATTTTATTGTTTCTACAATGATGCCTATAGACCAAGTCTTGGGAACAAAGGGAAACACCCAGCTATTTTAGGTGAAAAATTTGAATTTGCTTTTCCTGAATTAACTGATACCCTAAAAAAAGAAGCTGAAAATGTTTGGACCACAGGAGAAGCAACTTGGCACGAAAACCAACTAGTATCCATTTTCCGAAATGGAAGAATGGAAGAAGTTTACTGGACATTTAGTTATAGTGTGTTGATTGGTGAAGAAGGTGAAACGGTAGGGATTACTATTACTTGCATAGAAACCACAGAAGCAGTAAAAAACTTACAGTTGTTACAAGAGAGTGAAAATCAACTTGCCTTTGCTATTGATGCAGCAGAACTAGGGACTTGGGATTACGATCCACTTAGTAATTCCTTTACCGGAAACGATAGGTTAATGGATTGGATGGGGTTCCCCAAAGGAATGAATATTTCCATGGAACAAGCAATGGATACCATAGTTTCGGAAGATGTTTACAGAGTAACTTCCTCCATAAAGAAATCTCTGTCAGGACGAGTAGAAGGTAGATTTAAAGAGAGATTTGGAATAAAAAATAAAAGTACCAATAAAGTAAGGATTGTTCAGGCCCAAGGGAAAGTAAGGTCCAAAAATCCGAAATCACCTTACCGAATTACGGGTACATTACAAGATGTTTCTGAACAAGTCAGCTACGAAAGAAAGTTATTATTTGCCAATGAGAAAATAAAAAAAGAAGAGCAAAATTTCCGAAACATTGTATACAAGGCACCTGTAGGGATAGCCATTTTTAAGGGCAGGGAATTGCTTGCAAAAATGGCTAATAATTCCCTTTTAAATTTTTTTAAAAAAGAATCTGAGGAATTTATAGGTAAAAGGCTATTTGAAACTATTCCTGAAATAAAAGAGACTTTGGAGAACTTATATATGGAGGTTTTCCATAAAAAGGAATCTGTAAGAGGGACCGAATACCAAATAAGCTTACCCTACAACGGGAAATTGAAAAGCACTTATTTTAATTTTATTATTCATCCGATTCATCTATTGGAAGGAGAGGTCGAGGAGGTCATGATGGTAGTCAATGAGGTTACTGATATTGTCGAGTCCAAAAAAGAATTGGCAGAAAATGAAAGACAATTTAGAAATCACATGCAGCATTCTCCTGTGGCCATGGCTATTTTAAGAGGTGAAGATTTTAAAATAGAATTGGCCAATAATAGAATGTTAAACCATTTATGGGGTAAAACCAGAGAAGAAGTTATAGGAAAGCCTCTATTGGCTGTTTTTCCTGAACTGTTAAATCAAAAATACCCTGAAGAACTGTTAAAGGTAATGAAAACAGGAGTGGCAATTAAAGATAAGGCCTCCAAGGTTATTATTTTTAATAATGGCATTAATAAAGAGTTTTATTTGGATTATCACTATATCCCATTATCTGATATAGATGCCACCATATCGGGAGTAATTGTAACTGCGACAGATGTAACCGACCAAGTATTGTATAGCAAACGTTTGGAAGGCTTTACCAAGGAACTTGAAAGTCAGGTGACTTTAAGGACAAACCTCTTGCTTGAAGCTAACGAAAAACTGAAAGATTCAGTTGCCAAATTGAAACATGCCAACGAGGAGCTTCAATCATTCGCATATGTATCAAGCCATGACCTTCAGGAACCTTTGAGAAAGATTCAGATGTACAGTTCCTTAATTTTGGAAAAGGAGTATGGTAATTTCAGCTCCAAAGGCAAAGGGTATTTTGAAAAGATAACCTTTGCAGCCGGAAGGATGAGGACCTTAATAGACGATTTACTTTCGTTTTCTCGGTCCACTGATGATGTTTCTAAATATGAAATGGTTGATTTTAATGAAGTGGTTGATCAGGTATTAGAAGATATGGCTCCAATGATCGAAGAATCTGAGGCCAAAATAATTGTAAAAAATCTACCGATGGCTGAAGCTATATTTTTCCAAATGCGCCAAGTGTTTTCCAATTTGATCAGCAATGCGATCAAATTTTCAAAAAAAGATAGCAGACCGGAAATATTGATTTCAGCTTCTGAAGTTCCAGAAAGCCGGGTTCAACTTATGAATCTAAATCATAACAAAAAATATTTTGAATTTTTAATTAGAGATAATGGTATTGGATTTCCTATTGGAATGGAAAACAAAATTTTTGAAGTATTTCAAAGACTGCATGCCAAGCATGAATATGAGGGTACGGGAATAGGCTTAGCAATAGTAAAAAAAGTAATCAATAATCATTGCGGGCTGGTGAATGCAGAAAGCAAAGAAGGAGAAGGTGCAACTATTAAGATAATTTTTCCATCTCAGCATAGTTAA
- a CDS encoding IS4 family transposase: MGFTDLIYFMLGLGKSSVQQELDNFFSDKSVSYSKGAFSQQRSKLNPKVFTWLNEQQCSFYYKKASHIRKWKGFRLIGIDGSTLQLPYSKELAKGFGHFETRTENGRKVVLARVSQAYDVLNQISIDAKIKHYRTSELALCESHLPCLGQGDLLIMDRAYAAFWLMSTLVQQQKSFVIRVKANRWKHAKAFLASTQKQQIIEVSPSKEALNRCRERNIPTEALKLRLVRVPIASGEDHILITNLVDHRKYPVKEIRELYRKRWPVEESFKLLKTRAELENLSGKTARAVLQDFNRIILRANLSNILSKTLTKKGIDYCNKKRKNTYQINRTQAYRKTKSIIDQLKQGMDKIIGKISDYAFKLLLQLEIVRPNRSVPRIKRYTARPSNFITYKP; this comes from the coding sequence TTGGGTTTTACAGATCTTATCTACTTCATGTTGGGCCTGGGTAAATCGAGTGTTCAGCAAGAACTTGATAATTTTTTTTCCGACAAATCGGTCAGCTATTCCAAAGGAGCATTCAGTCAGCAACGATCCAAACTAAACCCCAAGGTGTTTACATGGCTCAATGAACAACAATGTTCTTTTTATTATAAAAAAGCCAGCCATATTCGTAAATGGAAAGGTTTTCGGCTTATAGGTATCGACGGCAGTACTTTGCAGCTTCCTTACAGCAAAGAATTGGCAAAAGGTTTTGGCCATTTCGAAACCCGGACTGAAAACGGGAGAAAAGTAGTGTTAGCCCGTGTTTCCCAAGCCTACGATGTACTCAACCAAATCAGTATAGATGCCAAGATCAAACATTACAGGACAAGTGAACTTGCTCTGTGTGAAAGTCATCTTCCCTGTCTAGGGCAGGGCGACCTGCTTATAATGGATAGGGCTTATGCGGCCTTTTGGCTCATGTCCACATTGGTTCAGCAACAGAAATCCTTTGTCATCAGGGTAAAGGCAAACAGATGGAAACATGCAAAAGCATTTTTAGCATCTACCCAAAAACAGCAGATCATAGAGGTGTCCCCTTCCAAAGAGGCCTTAAACAGGTGTAGGGAAAGGAATATTCCTACTGAGGCACTCAAATTAAGGCTCGTACGGGTACCGATTGCATCAGGAGAAGACCATATATTGATAACCAACCTAGTTGACCATAGGAAGTACCCTGTCAAGGAAATACGTGAGCTTTACAGGAAAAGATGGCCTGTTGAAGAGTCTTTCAAGCTACTCAAAACCAGGGCGGAACTTGAAAACCTGAGCGGAAAGACGGCCAGGGCCGTTCTCCAGGATTTTAATAGAATCATTCTCAGGGCCAACTTGAGCAACATCCTCAGTAAAACACTTACCAAAAAAGGGATTGACTACTGTAATAAAAAACGGAAAAACACTTATCAGATCAACAGAACCCAAGCGTATCGTAAAACCAAATCTATAATTGATCAACTCAAACAAGGAATGGACAAAATCATTGGAAAAATATCTGATTATGCTTTTAAACTGTTGCTTCAACTTGAAATAGTACGGCCCAACAGGTCAGTTCCTAGAATTAAAAGGTATACTGCCAGACCCAGTAATTTTATAACTTATAAACCTTAA
- a CDS encoding PQQ-dependent sugar dehydrogenase, with amino-acid sequence MKNILLVILIVSGLGLGCKEKMVTESEKEDFANQDSVTVETAVGELTLPAPYSSTSVTNRSEIVEWPEGEGPKAPEGFIVSRFAEDLDHPRWTYVAPNKDIFVAESNTKNSADQIRLLRDTNNDGNVDEQHVFMENLNQNFGMLVLGEYFYVANTDGLYRYPYKEGANKIDAEGEKILDLSASGYNNHWTRNIIASEDKSKIYVSVGSASNVGEKGMEKEHRRANIIEINPDGSGEIIYADGLRNPVGMDFNPVTGELWTAVNERDKLGNDLVPDYVTSVKKGGWYGWPYSYYGQIKDPRWQDDPHEDMVAKAIIPDVPVGSHTASLGLTFYTSNAFPDSFNNGAFVGQHGSWNREELAGYKVIFIPFENGNPKKPIDFLTGFIANDDGTEVYGRPVCVAVAPDGSLLVNDDDGGVIWKVAYQGGN; translated from the coding sequence ATGAAAAATATATTATTAGTTATTTTAATAGTTTCCGGTCTTGGTCTTGGGTGTAAGGAAAAGATGGTGACAGAATCAGAGAAGGAAGACTTTGCTAATCAAGATAGTGTGACAGTGGAAACTGCTGTAGGAGAGCTTACTTTACCTGCTCCTTATAGCTCAACTTCTGTTACCAACCGTAGCGAAATTGTAGAATGGCCTGAAGGAGAAGGTCCAAAAGCTCCTGAAGGATTCATTGTGAGTAGATTTGCAGAAGATTTGGATCATCCAAGATGGACTTATGTCGCACCAAATAAAGATATATTTGTAGCTGAATCCAATACTAAAAACAGTGCTGATCAAATAAGATTATTGCGTGATACCAATAATGATGGCAATGTGGACGAACAGCATGTTTTTATGGAAAACTTGAATCAGAATTTTGGCATGTTGGTATTGGGTGAGTATTTCTATGTTGCCAATACAGATGGCCTATATCGATATCCTTATAAGGAAGGTGCCAACAAAATTGATGCAGAAGGAGAAAAGATTTTGGATTTATCCGCTAGTGGTTATAACAATCATTGGACGAGGAATATAATCGCTAGTGAGGATAAAAGTAAGATTTATGTTTCCGTAGGATCGGCTAGTAATGTAGGCGAAAAAGGAATGGAAAAAGAACATAGAAGGGCCAATATAATAGAAATTAACCCGGATGGATCAGGAGAAATAATCTATGCTGATGGACTTAGAAATCCAGTTGGAATGGATTTTAATCCTGTTACAGGAGAACTTTGGACAGCCGTAAATGAACGGGACAAGTTGGGAAATGATCTAGTTCCTGATTATGTGACAAGTGTTAAAAAAGGTGGTTGGTACGGTTGGCCTTATAGTTACTATGGGCAAATTAAAGATCCAAGATGGCAAGATGACCCACATGAGGATATGGTAGCAAAGGCAATAATACCGGATGTGCCTGTGGGGAGCCATACGGCATCTTTAGGGCTTACCTTTTACACTTCCAATGCCTTTCCAGATTCCTTTAATAATGGTGCCTTTGTAGGGCAGCATGGATCTTGGAACAGAGAGGAATTGGCCGGATACAAAGTTATTTTTATCCCATTTGAAAATGGAAACCCTAAGAAGCCCATTGATTTTCTTACCGGATTTATAGCCAACGATGATGGTACTGAAGTTTATGGAAGGCCTGTATGTGTTGCGGTTGCTCCAGATGGTTCACTACTAGTCAATGATGACGATGGGGGTGTTATTTGGAAGGTCGCTTACCAAGGTGGTAATTAA
- a CDS encoding pyridoxamine 5'-phosphate oxidase family protein, translating to MSGDKLFNEKTIAELKELAESIQFAIMGTKLKSLPPHFIPMTTKEVDENGSIWFLSSEKSTHNQNIIEDNNLQLIYSNPEDMKFLTVYGQAIIYKGSVILERFYDSKVDGIWFNGIGDPDLTAIKVVPTEVHYWDKTKGELINLIKVGKESIAAIQPEPTFKENFNP from the coding sequence ATGAGTGGAGATAAATTATTTAATGAAAAAACTATTGCAGAATTAAAAGAATTGGCTGAAAGTATACAGTTTGCAATCATGGGGACCAAGCTAAAATCCCTTCCTCCTCATTTTATACCAATGACTACCAAGGAGGTGGATGAAAATGGAAGTATATGGTTTTTGAGCAGTGAAAAAAGTACCCACAACCAAAATATTATAGAAGACAATAACTTACAATTGATCTATTCAAACCCCGAGGATATGAAATTCCTAACGGTTTATGGTCAAGCTATAATTTATAAAGGGAGTGTGATTCTGGAAAGGTTTTATGACAGCAAGGTTGATGGTATCTGGTTCAATGGTATAGGTGATCCCGATTTGACCGCAATAAAGGTTGTTCCTACTGAGGTACATTACTGGGATAAAACCAAAGGGGAGTTGATTAATTTGATAAAAGTGGGTAAGGAGTCAATTGCTGCAATTCAACCGGAACCAACATTTAAGGAAAATTTTAATCCCTAA
- a CDS encoding helix-turn-helix domain-containing protein, which yields MKIYLKYNFKVVCETLVREQFEKFNIPCSSINMGEVEILDAMAEEKKIALIESLNRYGITVLNDQKETLVDRIKNTIDEMLSDESVRHLKVSSYLADKLGYTYSYLSAVFSENTYSSIENYLILRKVDLVKELLQEGNLNLTEIAYRLNYSSVSHLSGQFKKTTGLTPSSFQRIMKRKMSMKPLNGQTINLVNEQ from the coding sequence ATGAAAATTTATTTAAAATATAATTTCAAGGTAGTTTGCGAAACCTTGGTGCGTGAGCAATTCGAGAAATTTAATATTCCATGCTCTAGCATTAATATGGGTGAAGTTGAAATTTTGGATGCCATGGCTGAAGAAAAAAAGATTGCACTAATCGAATCACTTAATCGGTATGGTATCACAGTGCTGAATGACCAGAAAGAAACCCTTGTTGATCGAATTAAGAATACAATCGATGAAATGTTAAGTGATGAAAGTGTAAGACATTTAAAGGTATCCAGCTATTTGGCGGACAAACTAGGCTATACCTATTCTTATTTGTCTGCTGTATTTTCTGAAAACACATATTCCTCAATCGAAAATTATTTGATTTTAAGGAAGGTAGACCTTGTAAAAGAATTGTTACAAGAGGGCAATTTGAACTTAACTGAAATTGCTTACCGATTAAATTATAGTAGTGTTTCTCACCTCTCAGGCCAATTTAAGAAAACGACTGGTCTTACTCCTAGCAGTTTTCAACGGATTATGAAACGTAAAATGAGCATGAAGCCTTTAAATGGTCAAACAATAAACTTGGTTAATGAACAATAA
- a CDS encoding FAD-dependent oxidoreductase gives MKKLKCDILIAGGGPGGLPAALAAARNGSKVILCQDRPVLGGNASSEVRMHIVGADCSGKRGERLTVEARESGIIEEIRLEAAVNNPQRSPAVFDLVLYDKCRSEPNIELMLNTRVFATVVERNTIKKAFARRESTEDEFEIEAEIYIDCTGDGTIGASAGAPYYEGREAKSSFDESLAQDKSDNLRLGSSLMFQAKKHDKPMPFTPPSWARKVKEEDLALRPHATPAMDMDLGLEYGYWWLEWGGTLDTIKDNELIRDELLAILLGVWDHVKNGGDHGADNWALEWCGFLPGKRESRRFMGQYTLNQNDVQEAKTFEDAIAYGGWHIDIHPPEGVDAIDKSPCIHHDVPNLYQIPLRTTISKKVENLMFAGRNISASHVAFASTRVMATCAVVGQAVGTAAAMAVKSKIAPGSIFSNKNLLSSIQQQLLKDDVFIPGLVNKDKNDLARVAQIKTNSEQEIGKAINIISGQTRSVHGHRGVRPEIAQPGSHRWMSKPEDGMPVTIELSWPKSKNIRSIQIVFDTGAHRVLTFSLADEYTQKMHWGNPQPETVKDYIIDTYLNGQKKETLSKENNYQRLCKHKLQGQPIDTVKITVLATQGIDHARIFEIRAYE, from the coding sequence ATGAAAAAACTTAAATGTGATATTTTGATAGCCGGAGGAGGTCCGGGAGGTTTACCTGCTGCCCTTGCAGCTGCCAGAAATGGCTCAAAAGTTATCTTATGTCAAGACAGACCCGTTTTGGGAGGAAATGCCTCAAGTGAAGTTCGAATGCACATTGTGGGAGCGGACTGTAGTGGAAAAAGAGGAGAACGCTTAACTGTAGAAGCCAGAGAATCAGGGATAATTGAAGAAATTAGGCTTGAAGCAGCTGTAAATAACCCCCAGCGATCTCCGGCAGTATTCGACTTGGTTCTTTATGATAAATGCAGAAGTGAGCCAAATATTGAATTAATGCTCAACACCCGAGTTTTTGCCACAGTGGTAGAAAGAAATACAATTAAAAAAGCATTCGCCAGAAGAGAATCTACTGAAGATGAATTTGAGATAGAAGCTGAAATATATATTGACTGCACAGGTGATGGAACAATAGGAGCCTCTGCAGGGGCACCTTACTATGAAGGGAGAGAAGCCAAATCCAGCTTTGATGAGAGCCTGGCCCAAGACAAAAGTGACAATTTAAGGTTAGGATCCTCCCTTATGTTTCAAGCAAAAAAGCATGATAAACCCATGCCCTTTACTCCCCCCTCTTGGGCTCGTAAAGTCAAGGAGGAAGACTTGGCACTTAGACCCCACGCTACTCCTGCCATGGACATGGACCTGGGATTGGAATACGGCTATTGGTGGTTAGAATGGGGAGGTACATTGGATACGATCAAAGACAATGAACTCATCAGAGACGAATTATTGGCTATTTTACTCGGAGTTTGGGATCATGTGAAAAATGGAGGTGATCATGGCGCCGATAATTGGGCTTTAGAGTGGTGCGGCTTTCTTCCGGGAAAAAGGGAGAGTCGTAGGTTTATGGGGCAATATACCCTAAACCAAAATGATGTCCAAGAGGCCAAAACTTTTGAAGATGCCATAGCTTATGGTGGTTGGCATATCGATATCCATCCGCCCGAAGGAGTTGATGCGATCGATAAATCCCCTTGTATACACCATGATGTTCCTAATTTATACCAAATCCCCTTACGCACTACAATTAGTAAAAAGGTTGAAAACCTTATGTTTGCAGGAAGAAATATTTCTGCAAGTCATGTAGCTTTTGCCTCTACCAGAGTCATGGCCACTTGTGCTGTTGTTGGACAAGCTGTAGGAACGGCAGCTGCAATGGCAGTAAAAAGTAAAATAGCTCCTGGTAGCATTTTCTCCAACAAAAACCTTCTTTCTAGCATTCAACAGCAACTTTTAAAAGATGATGTTTTTATTCCCGGTTTGGTAAATAAGGATAAAAACGATTTGGCAAGAGTTGCACAGATCAAGACCAACTCCGAACAAGAAATTGGGAAAGCTATCAACATAATTAGTGGCCAGACTCGAAGTGTTCACGGACATCGAGGAGTACGGCCTGAAATTGCCCAACCGGGCTCCCATCGATGGATGAGTAAGCCTGAAGACGGTATGCCGGTAACCATTGAATTATCTTGGCCCAAATCAAAAAACATACGTTCAATTCAGATAGTTTTTGACACGGGAGCGCACAGGGTACTAACCTTCAGTTTGGCAGATGAGTATACACAGAAAATGCACTGGGGAAATCCTCAACCTGAAACTGTCAAAGACTATATTATCGATACTTATTTAAATGGTCAAAAGAAAGAAACCTTGTCCAAGGAAAACAACTATCAAAGACTATGTAAGCATAAGCTTCAAGGGCAACCTATTGACACAGTTAAGATCACAGTTTTGGCTACTCAGGGAATAGATCATGCACGAATCTTTGAAATTAGGGCTTATGAATAA
- a CDS encoding response regulator produces the protein MRYLKNNLLVLTDDDPDDCEFFLDTIETINIDIPIQVFNGGDQLMEYLTNINSKLPDIIFLDLNMPVKNGFECLKEIRSNERLKKICTIIFSTSYNNSDIELSYKLGANAYIQKPFNREEMQNILKNTLDTDWNDPCSALDKHNFVLHA, from the coding sequence ATGAGATATTTAAAGAATAACTTACTTGTATTAACAGATGATGACCCTGATGATTGTGAGTTTTTTTTGGACACCATTGAGACGATAAATATAGATATTCCTATACAGGTGTTTAATGGAGGGGATCAGCTTATGGAATATCTGACAAATATAAATTCAAAGTTACCGGACATAATATTCCTAGATCTCAATATGCCTGTTAAAAACGGATTTGAATGTTTGAAAGAAATTCGCTCCAATGAAAGGTTAAAGAAGATTTGCACCATTATTTTCTCTACTTCTTATAATAATTCGGACATTGAACTTTCCTATAAACTTGGAGCCAATGCCTATATCCAGAAACCTTTCAATAGGGAAGAGATGCAAAATATACTCAAGAATACCTTGGATACAGACTGGAATGATCCATGTTCTGCACTCGATAAGCATAATTTCGTCTTGCATGCTTAA
- a CDS encoding DUF1328 domain-containing protein, whose translation MLRWTIIFVIIAVIAAIFGFGGIAEGAASIAKVIFFIFVVLFLISLVFGRK comes from the coding sequence ATGTTACGCTGGACAATTATTTTCGTTATTATAGCTGTAATTGCTGCTATTTTTGGATTTGGTGGAATTGCCGAAGGGGCAGCATCTATAGCCAAGGTGATATTCTTTATTTTTGTGGTTCTATTCTTGATTTCCTTGGTTTTTGGGCGTAAATAA
- a CDS encoding response regulator has protein sequence MNNNFLKVLLADDDEDDRFLFGEAIKQLSIKTKLSLFRDGQELMDYLFLNEIERPNLLFLDLNMPVKNGMQCLREIRQNLAFNDLAIAIYSTSSTEQDIEDTFIYGANIYINKPSSFAKLKEVIEKVLQINWQYHTSNMNRNTFLFRF, from the coding sequence ATGAACAATAATTTTCTAAAAGTCTTGCTTGCAGATGATGATGAAGATGATAGGTTTTTGTTTGGCGAGGCCATCAAACAACTTTCCATCAAGACAAAGCTTTCACTTTTCAGGGATGGACAAGAGTTAATGGATTACCTCTTTTTAAATGAAATTGAAAGACCTAATTTATTGTTTCTCGATCTAAATATGCCCGTAAAAAATGGAATGCAATGTTTGAGAGAAATTCGTCAAAATTTAGCATTCAATGATCTGGCAATTGCCATCTATTCAACCTCCTCCACGGAGCAGGATATTGAAGATACTTTTATTTATGGAGCTAATATTTACATCAATAAACCTAGTAGCTTTGCAAAGCTTAAGGAAGTAATTGAAAAGGTGCTACAGATAAATTGGCAATATCATACCTCAAATATGAACCGTAATACTTTTTTGTTTCGTTTCTAA